One stretch of Zhihengliuella flava DNA includes these proteins:
- a CDS encoding CCA tRNA nucleotidyltransferase, whose product MHQLPAPEALRQRLPSVVFDLAERFTASGFELSLVGGPVRDLFLGRISPDLDFTTSATPEQTLEVVTGYADAIWEVGRDFGTIAIRVGADTIEITTYRAESYDPASRKPVVAFGETLEDDLYRRDFSMNAMALRLPQLELVDPFGGHADLSAGVIRTPGAPSSSFSDDPLRMMRAARFASQLGMGVHDDVRAAMTDMAERITIISAERVRDETVKLICGADPRAGVDLLVETGLADQVLPEVSALRLETDEHHRHKDVYQHSLQVLQQATELETGPDGPVPGPDFVLRFAALMHDVGKPATRRFEPSGAVSFRHHDVVGSKLVKKRMRALRFDNDTTKAVARLVELHMRFYGYGDAGWSDSAVRRYVNDAGDLLERLHRLTRSDVTTRNRRKAERLAHAYDDLERRIAELAEQEELAAVRPDLDGRAIMDLLGIRPGPVVGRAYQHLLELRLDHGPMEHDAAVAALRAWWEQQPESRSSETAAAADGSTTTEEAQ is encoded by the coding sequence ATGCACCAGCTTCCCGCACCCGAGGCCCTGCGCCAGCGCCTGCCCTCCGTCGTTTTTGATCTGGCGGAGCGCTTCACCGCCTCGGGTTTTGAGTTGTCCTTGGTGGGCGGGCCCGTCCGTGACCTCTTTCTGGGCCGGATCTCCCCGGACCTGGATTTCACGACCAGCGCCACGCCGGAGCAGACCCTCGAGGTGGTGACCGGTTACGCCGACGCCATCTGGGAGGTGGGCCGCGATTTTGGCACGATCGCCATCCGCGTCGGCGCGGACACGATCGAGATCACCACCTACCGGGCCGAGTCCTACGACCCGGCCTCCCGCAAGCCCGTCGTCGCGTTCGGGGAAACGCTCGAGGATGATCTCTACCGCCGCGACTTTTCGATGAACGCCATGGCCCTGCGCCTGCCTCAGCTGGAGCTCGTGGACCCGTTCGGCGGTCACGCGGACCTGAGCGCCGGGGTGATCCGCACGCCGGGCGCGCCGTCGTCGTCGTTTTCCGATGATCCGCTGCGCATGATGCGCGCGGCTCGGTTCGCCTCCCAGCTGGGCATGGGGGTGCACGACGACGTGCGCGCCGCCATGACGGATATGGCGGAGCGGATCACCATCATCTCCGCGGAGCGCGTGCGGGATGAGACGGTGAAGTTGATCTGCGGGGCGGACCCGCGTGCGGGCGTGGATCTCTTGGTGGAGACGGGTCTGGCGGACCAGGTGCTGCCGGAGGTCTCCGCGCTGCGGCTGGAAACGGATGAACACCACCGCCACAAGGACGTCTACCAGCACAGCCTCCAGGTGCTCCAGCAGGCCACGGAGCTGGAGACGGGACCCGACGGCCCGGTGCCCGGCCCGGACTTTGTGCTCCGCTTCGCGGCGCTGATGCACGACGTCGGCAAGCCAGCCACGCGGCGGTTCGAGCCCTCCGGTGCGGTGTCCTTCCGGCACCACGACGTGGTGGGCTCCAAGCTGGTGAAGAAGCGCATGCGGGCGCTCCGGTTCGATAACGACACCACCAAGGCGGTTGCGCGCCTCGTGGAGCTGCACATGCGGTTCTACGGGTACGGGGACGCCGGATGGAGCGATTCGGCCGTGCGGCGGTACGTGAACGACGCCGGCGACCTGCTGGAGCGCCTGCACCGGTTGACGCGTTCCGACGTTACGACGCGGAACCGGCGCAAGGCCGAGCGGCTGGCGCACGCCTACGACGACTTGGAGCGGCGCATCGCCGAGCTCGCCGAGCAGGAAGAGCTCGCCGCCGTCCGCCCGGACTTGGATGGGCGCGCAATCATGGACCTGCTGGGTATCCGCCCGGGCCCCGTGGTGGGGCGGGCCTATCAACACCTCCTCGAGTTGCGGCTCGACCACGGCCCCATGGAGCACGACGCCGCCGTCGCCGCCCTGCGCGCGTGGTGGGAGCAGCAGCCGGAGAGCCGCAGCTCGGAGACCGCGGCCGCCGCGGACGGCTCGACGACGACGGAGGAAGCCCAGTGA
- a CDS encoding histidine phosphatase family protein: MSHDKSGPQSGRPTLWLVRHGETEWSRSGQYTGLTDIPLLPEGEEQARAAGDTLAAAGVEFSLVMSSPLQRAWRTAELAGFAQAERVPHAHEWDYGEYEGVPSQDIRAQNPDYRIWDDGVPGGEELAQVAARADRIIERVRTELADHEHAILFSHGHFSRVMVARWLGLPPQTGRHFLLGTAKAARLGWDKTTPAVLGWGL; encoded by the coding sequence GTGAGCCACGACAAGAGCGGGCCCCAAAGCGGCCGCCCCACCTTGTGGCTGGTGCGCCACGGCGAGACCGAATGGTCCCGCTCCGGCCAGTACACCGGCCTGACGGACATCCCGCTGCTGCCCGAGGGGGAGGAGCAGGCCCGCGCGGCCGGAGACACGTTGGCCGCGGCCGGCGTCGAATTTTCCCTCGTCATGTCCAGCCCGTTGCAGCGCGCGTGGCGGACGGCGGAGCTGGCGGGCTTCGCCCAGGCCGAACGCGTCCCGCACGCCCACGAGTGGGACTACGGCGAGTACGAGGGCGTGCCGAGCCAGGACATCCGCGCCCAGAACCCGGACTACCGGATCTGGGATGACGGGGTCCCGGGCGGCGAGGAACTGGCGCAGGTGGCCGCCCGGGCGGACCGGATCATTGAGCGCGTCCGCACCGAGCTGGCCGACCACGAACACGCGATCCTCTTCTCCCACGGCCATTTCAGCCGCGTGATGGTGGCCCGCTGGTTGGGGCTCCCGCCGCAGACGGGCCGGCACTTTCTGCTCGGCACGGCCAAGGCCGCACGGCTGGGCTGGGACAAGACGACGCCGGCCGTGCTGGGATGGGGCCTCTAG
- the murJ gene encoding murein biosynthesis integral membrane protein MurJ, with protein MSTEATAEPAKQSNSRAYALMASGTTVSRALGFVRTALLAVAIGSVTPIADIFEKANVIPTIIFMLIAGGVFNVVLVPQLIKASKNADRGSAYTSKLITLTVVTMFAATVLLTLLAGPIIRMLTVGWSDAMLTLATSFAYWCLPQVFFYGVYSVVGQVLNAHGKFGWFMWAPALNNVVQIAVIGTYIGLFGAFRAGTDQLATWTTQQTILLAGGSTLGIAVQALMLFAPLHTTGLKIRPNFHFRGMGLTHIGRIASWTLASMMVGNLASLLYSRIASEATAAREQAPPGVIVAGEYALNTSQLITVLPHSIFALSLATVLFNELTRAFHDHRVQDVPALLSKGLRTTAVPIVFASVAIVVLAGPLGRLFGGTSADGAAAGAAIGQLLLLTALGLPFKSAHFFLIRVFFAQEDTRTPMLIQTSIAVLGVVAAFTMSAFIPPTHIVLGIALLYGVTNVLSAVIAHVLVVRRHGPYGVGVVVDTYIRLGWFAVLAGAVGAVVLWCFGEFAFAGIGEAFLTLAVCGLVMVSVYLLLVRSARMEELTEFLGPLARRIPDLSRITRR; from the coding sequence ATGTCGACTGAGGCCACCGCCGAGCCGGCGAAGCAGTCCAACTCCCGCGCGTACGCGCTCATGGCGAGCGGCACCACGGTCTCCCGCGCGCTCGGGTTTGTCCGCACCGCCCTGCTCGCCGTCGCGATCGGCTCCGTCACGCCCATCGCGGATATTTTCGAGAAGGCCAACGTCATCCCGACGATCATCTTCATGCTGATCGCCGGCGGCGTGTTCAACGTGGTGTTGGTCCCCCAGCTCATCAAGGCCTCCAAGAACGCGGATCGCGGTTCCGCATACACCTCTAAACTCATCACCCTCACGGTGGTCACGATGTTCGCGGCCACGGTTCTGCTCACGCTGCTGGCGGGACCGATCATCAGGATGCTGACCGTCGGGTGGTCTGACGCCATGCTGACACTGGCGACGTCGTTCGCCTATTGGTGCCTGCCCCAGGTGTTCTTCTATGGCGTGTACTCGGTGGTGGGCCAGGTGCTCAACGCACACGGGAAGTTCGGGTGGTTCATGTGGGCGCCCGCGCTGAACAACGTGGTGCAGATCGCCGTGATTGGCACCTACATCGGCCTCTTCGGCGCCTTCCGTGCGGGCACGGACCAGCTCGCCACGTGGACCACTCAGCAAACCATCCTGCTCGCGGGCGGCTCGACGCTGGGCATCGCCGTGCAGGCGCTCATGTTGTTCGCGCCGCTGCACACCACGGGCCTGAAAATCCGCCCGAACTTCCATTTCCGCGGCATGGGCCTGACGCACATCGGCCGGATCGCCTCGTGGACGCTGGCCTCCATGATGGTCGGCAACCTCGCCTCGCTGCTGTACTCACGCATCGCCTCGGAAGCCACCGCGGCGCGTGAGCAGGCGCCGCCCGGGGTGATCGTGGCGGGCGAATACGCGCTCAATACCTCGCAGCTGATTACGGTGCTGCCGCACTCGATCTTCGCACTGTCCCTCGCCACGGTCCTCTTCAACGAGCTCACCCGGGCCTTCCACGACCACCGCGTCCAGGACGTGCCTGCGCTGCTCTCCAAGGGATTGCGGACGACGGCGGTACCCATCGTCTTCGCGTCCGTCGCCATCGTCGTCCTCGCCGGCCCGCTCGGCCGCCTGTTCGGCGGCACGTCGGCCGACGGCGCCGCGGCCGGTGCCGCGATCGGTCAGCTCCTGCTCCTCACGGCGCTCGGCTTGCCGTTCAAGTCCGCCCACTTCTTCCTCATCCGCGTGTTCTTCGCGCAAGAGGACACCCGCACACCCATGCTCATCCAGACGTCCATCGCCGTGCTCGGCGTCGTGGCCGCCTTCACCATGAGCGCGTTCATCCCGCCGACGCATATCGTCCTCGGCATCGCGCTGCTCTACGGCGTGACCAACGTCCTCAGTGCCGTGATCGCCCACGTCCTCGTGGTGCGCCGGCACGGCCCCTACGGGGTCGGCGTCGTGGTGGACACCTACATCCGGCTGGGCTGGTTCGCGGTGCTGGCAGGCGCCGTGGGCGCCGTCGTCCTGTGGTGCTTCGGCGAGTTTGCGTTTGCCGGGATCGGTGAAGCCTTCCTCACCCTCGCGGTGTGCGGCCTCGTCATGGTCTCCGTGTACCTCCTGCTGGTGCGTTCGGCGCGGATGGAGGAGCTGACCGAGTTCCTCGGCCCCCTCGCCCGCCGCATCCCCGATCTCTCCCGGATCACCCGCCGATAA
- a CDS encoding formate--tetrahydrofolate ligase yields the protein MNTEALDDASIAAATALQPIVQIAADAGLAADALEPYGRYQAKIDVDRVSREAPPGAVVLVTAMSPTPAGEGKSTVTVGLGDALAAAGHRTMIALREPSLGPVFGMKGGATGGGHAQVVPMISINLHFTGDFHAITSAHNLLAAMVDNHLHHGNALDVDPESISLRRVLDVNDRALRRIRLESGDGRSTGFDITAASEVMAILCLAVDRADLAARLARMTIGFARDGRAITAGDLGADGAMAVLLQEAFKPNLVQTLAGTPALVHGGPFGNIAHGCNSLVATTTARRLADVVVTEAGFGADLGAEKFLDIKARAGDCAPAAVVVVATVRALKMHGGIAVDAVGADDPGAVRTGLTNLARHLENVRRYGYQPVVALNRFGTDTEEELAVVEDYCASQGVRCAVTTVHAEGAAGGAALARHVTELLDAAPSYTPVYPEGADVEEQLDALVRRVYGGAGVEFSAEARRQLERLREHGWEKLPVCVAKTQYSFSDDPTLLGAPSGFTVRVRELVPKTGAGFIVALTGTVMTMPGLPARPAAEHMGVHDDGTVTGLF from the coding sequence GTGAACACTGAAGCTCTCGATGACGCGAGCATCGCCGCCGCGACCGCGCTACAGCCCATCGTTCAGATTGCCGCCGACGCAGGCCTTGCGGCTGACGCTCTGGAACCGTACGGACGCTATCAGGCCAAGATCGACGTGGATCGGGTCAGCCGCGAGGCCCCACCCGGCGCCGTCGTCCTCGTCACCGCCATGTCCCCGACGCCGGCCGGCGAGGGAAAATCCACGGTGACCGTGGGGCTCGGCGACGCGCTGGCCGCCGCCGGGCACCGGACTATGATCGCGCTGCGCGAGCCGTCCCTCGGCCCGGTCTTCGGCATGAAGGGCGGCGCCACCGGTGGCGGGCACGCTCAAGTGGTGCCGATGATCAGCATCAACCTGCATTTCACGGGCGACTTCCACGCCATCACCAGCGCGCACAATCTGCTGGCGGCCATGGTGGACAACCACCTGCACCACGGCAACGCGCTCGACGTGGACCCGGAGAGCATCTCCCTGCGGCGCGTGCTGGACGTCAATGACCGCGCGCTGCGGCGAATCCGGTTGGAGAGTGGGGACGGCCGGTCCACGGGGTTCGACATCACTGCGGCCAGCGAGGTCATGGCGATTCTGTGCCTCGCCGTCGATCGGGCCGACCTGGCGGCGCGCTTGGCGCGGATGACGATCGGCTTTGCCCGTGACGGGCGGGCCATCACTGCCGGCGACCTCGGGGCGGACGGAGCCATGGCCGTACTGCTGCAGGAAGCCTTCAAACCTAACCTCGTCCAGACCCTGGCCGGCACGCCGGCGCTGGTGCATGGGGGACCGTTCGGCAACATCGCCCACGGCTGCAACTCGCTCGTCGCCACCACCACAGCCCGGCGTCTCGCCGACGTCGTGGTCACGGAAGCGGGCTTCGGTGCGGACCTCGGCGCCGAGAAGTTCTTGGACATCAAGGCCCGCGCCGGCGACTGCGCCCCCGCTGCAGTGGTGGTCGTCGCGACAGTGCGGGCGCTGAAAATGCACGGCGGGATCGCGGTGGACGCCGTCGGTGCTGACGATCCGGGTGCGGTGCGCACCGGGCTGACGAACCTCGCCCGGCACCTTGAGAACGTGCGCCGCTACGGCTACCAGCCGGTGGTGGCCTTGAACCGGTTCGGTACGGACACGGAGGAGGAACTCGCTGTCGTCGAGGACTATTGCGCCTCTCAGGGCGTGAGGTGCGCCGTGACCACCGTCCACGCCGAGGGTGCCGCCGGTGGTGCCGCCTTAGCCCGGCACGTGACAGAACTACTGGACGCGGCGCCGTCGTACACGCCCGTCTACCCGGAGGGAGCCGACGTCGAAGAGCAGCTGGACGCGCTGGTGCGGCGGGTCTACGGCGGTGCGGGCGTGGAGTTCTCGGCCGAGGCCCGACGCCAGCTTGAGCGCCTGCGCGAGCACGGATGGGAGAAGCTGCCGGTGTGCGTGGCGAAGACGCAGTACTCGTTCAGTGATGACCCCACGCTGCTCGGCGCGCCAAGCGGCTTCACCGTGCGGGTGCGTGAGCTGGTGCCCAAAACCGGTGCCGGTTTCATCGTGGCGCTCACCGGCACCGTCATGACGATGCCCGGGCTGCCCGCCCGGCCGGCGGCCGAGCACATGGGCGTGCACGACGACGGCACGGTGACCGGGTTGTTCTAA
- a CDS encoding DUF2306 domain-containing protein encodes METVSGGIVVVHAVAALFVLVLGPVQFIRRPKDRVHRYLGRAWLGAMVVTCVSSFGIMPGGFSWLHGLSLFTLASVSTGWVMARKKQWSTHAGCMIGAYVGTAIAFVFAAAVPTRTIQVTLASAPGLVVAIVGGVVTLAAGAFLAVRQVVERSAVQADD; translated from the coding sequence GTGGAGACCGTCAGTGGCGGCATCGTCGTGGTACACGCCGTGGCGGCATTATTCGTCTTGGTACTGGGCCCGGTGCAGTTCATTCGCCGGCCCAAGGACCGGGTGCACCGCTACCTGGGCCGTGCGTGGCTCGGCGCCATGGTGGTGACGTGCGTGAGCAGTTTCGGCATCATGCCCGGCGGATTCAGCTGGCTGCATGGGCTCAGCCTCTTCACGTTGGCCTCTGTCAGCACGGGCTGGGTGATGGCCCGCAAGAAGCAGTGGAGCACTCACGCGGGGTGCATGATCGGCGCGTACGTGGGGACGGCCATCGCGTTTGTCTTCGCGGCGGCCGTCCCCACGCGCACCATTCAGGTCACGCTCGCCAGCGCGCCAGGCCTCGTGGTGGCGATCGTCGGGGGCGTCGTGACCCTGGCGGCGGGGGCGTTCCTTGCCGTGCGGCAGGTGGTGGAACGCTCCGCCGTGCAGGCGGACGACTAA
- a CDS encoding NUDIX domain-containing protein, protein MAHPVPSAPKRTPLTASMAHAQAQQQGQHTLPTVEEVSSGGVVVDVTQPGLPVAIIARYNRGGRLEWCLPKGHPEGTESNREAAVREVEEETGIAGEVLAPLGSIDYWFTVSTYRVHKTVHHFLLRATGGRLTIENDPDHEAVDVAWVPLKDLGRRLSFPNERRIAELAREVLPQHVD, encoded by the coding sequence ATGGCCCATCCCGTTCCGAGTGCTCCCAAGCGCACCCCATTGACTGCGTCAATGGCCCATGCGCAGGCGCAGCAGCAGGGCCAGCACACCCTCCCCACGGTGGAGGAGGTCTCCTCCGGCGGCGTCGTCGTGGACGTCACCCAGCCGGGCCTGCCTGTTGCGATCATCGCCCGCTACAACCGGGGCGGGCGGCTCGAGTGGTGTCTGCCCAAGGGGCACCCAGAGGGCACGGAGTCCAATCGCGAGGCCGCGGTGCGTGAGGTCGAAGAGGAAACGGGCATCGCCGGGGAGGTCCTGGCCCCGCTGGGCAGCATCGACTACTGGTTCACCGTCTCCACGTACCGGGTGCATAAAACGGTGCACCACTTCCTGTTGCGCGCCACCGGTGGTCGCCTGACCATTGAGAACGATCCGGACCATGAGGCCGTGGACGTCGCGTGGGTCCCGCTGAAGGATCTAGGCCGGCGCCTCTCCTTCCCGAACGAGCGGCGCATCGCCGAGCTGGCCCGCGAGGTCCTGCCGCAGCATGTCGACTGA
- a CDS encoding DUF418 domain-containing protein, with product MSVKIILEDDSEGPAATYSGAMPTPSTPPPQPLGLHHDQQPAAPRTRLQDLDALRAFALLGIFLVNVQLFVEPAALTGAAPVYDDAASDLVNAVVGALFAGKFYILFSFLFGYSFTLLWDASARRGVAVVPVALRRFLGLFVLGLAHGLLLFTGDILLTYALAGLILLAARHASISAARTAAITITAIMGVGLLGLAALLGAVEQFGGLSAEELSGAGFGPAPELLRTDYASYLAGAYPLTLPNLLLVQGPVALAMFFLGLAAAKARWIETTTAPRLRRMLLIGLAVGLPGGVASGWLQVYAGTTSGELLAFALATLTGPFLTAAYVAGLLLAFRTGPGARLRAAMAPAGRMALTNYVAQSAVMALVFTSYGAGLSGSVHPGTAVVLCLAVWAAQLGLSALWMRRFARGPLEGLHRALTYWRAPRWT from the coding sequence TTGAGTGTCAAGATCATCCTTGAGGACGACTCCGAGGGGCCCGCCGCCACATACTCTGGCGCCATGCCCACGCCCTCCACGCCGCCTCCTCAGCCCCTTGGACTCCACCACGATCAGCAGCCGGCAGCACCCCGGACGCGCCTGCAGGACCTCGACGCCCTGCGCGCCTTCGCCCTCCTCGGCATTTTTCTGGTCAACGTGCAGCTCTTCGTCGAACCGGCCGCCCTCACCGGGGCGGCGCCGGTGTACGACGACGCCGCGAGTGATCTAGTCAACGCCGTCGTCGGGGCCCTGTTTGCCGGCAAGTTCTACATCCTCTTCTCGTTCCTCTTCGGCTACAGCTTCACGCTCCTGTGGGACGCCAGCGCCCGGCGCGGCGTCGCCGTCGTCCCCGTCGCCCTGCGCCGCTTCCTGGGGCTCTTCGTCCTGGGCCTGGCCCACGGGCTGCTCCTGTTCACCGGGGACATCCTGCTCACCTATGCCCTGGCCGGGCTCATCCTGTTGGCCGCGCGGCACGCCTCCATCTCCGCCGCGCGCACCGCGGCGATCACCATCACGGCCATCATGGGCGTGGGCCTCCTAGGGCTCGCCGCCCTGCTCGGCGCGGTCGAACAGTTCGGTGGCCTCTCGGCCGAGGAGCTCAGCGGCGCCGGCTTCGGCCCGGCACCAGAGCTGTTGCGCACCGACTACGCCAGCTACCTCGCCGGCGCGTATCCGCTCACCCTGCCCAACCTGCTGTTGGTTCAGGGGCCAGTGGCGCTCGCGATGTTCTTCTTGGGCCTCGCCGCGGCCAAGGCCCGCTGGATCGAGACGACGACGGCGCCCCGGTTGCGCCGCATGCTCCTGATCGGGTTGGCCGTCGGGTTGCCAGGCGGCGTGGCCTCCGGCTGGTTGCAGGTCTATGCCGGGACCACCTCCGGCGAACTCTTGGCCTTTGCGCTGGCCACGCTCACGGGGCCGTTCCTCACCGCGGCCTACGTGGCCGGGCTCCTGCTGGCCTTCCGGACCGGCCCCGGCGCGAGACTGCGCGCGGCGATGGCACCAGCCGGCCGGATGGCCCTGACCAACTATGTGGCGCAATCGGCCGTCATGGCCTTGGTCTTTACCAGCTACGGCGCCGGGCTCAGCGGCAGCGTGCACCCGGGCACCGCCGTCGTCTTGTGCCTGGCCGTTTGGGCCGCGCAGTTGGGCCTGAGCGCCCTGTGGATGCGACGCTTTGCCCGCGGACCCCTCGAGGGCCTGCACCGGGCGCTGACGTACTGGCGCGCTCCCCGCTGGACCTAA